Within Coffea arabica cultivar ET-39 chromosome 4e, Coffea Arabica ET-39 HiFi, whole genome shotgun sequence, the genomic segment TTTCAAAATATGTTTGCTTTTATTATTGTAGCGTATATAGTTGTTGCGTTAGTGCTTATAATATAGAGTGCAATTGAAACGAGTAAATTGCACGACCTTGAATTGATTAAATTACAATTTAAGTTAATAATAAGGCataaaaatagagaaaattgatattttgaagaaattacatcaaattgaTGGAAGCACAAGTTGTAAATCTTTGTAAAGAAAAACAGGAGAGCTTAATGTGTGGTTTGTGATTTGTCCAACCAATTGTCCTCTAGAGTAAGTAGCAAACAACTTTATTCATAATTATTTTGTGAAAGCTTTGTCTATAAAAACTTATGTTGAAGTTAAGGGCTCCTTTTTTAAAAGtcaattttcatctttgaattatttttttcttaaaacgtCAATAAAATAGTTCTGCAATAGTAGGTATATATTTAtatctttatttaatttttaaattttcttttcgcACATGCGGTATGAAGTCAAGCCAACTCAagtaagtaaaaaataaaaataaaaatctcaCGCTTATTATAATATATGAAAGATTAATCCATCATCTTTTGCAAAATTAATTTAGAAGCTATTTTTCTATATGCACTTGTTTAGGCTATAGAAATTAATTATCTACGTAACAATTGTAAATTCattgttgaaactttatttCTTGATTGGTTTGCGTTATTCGTGAGTCTACCATCATCATGTTTAATGTAAAACCCAAATTATTTGTTAAGTGTCGATTTGTTTCAAGTAATTTAAGTTAGTAGTTGCTATTTAACAATGCTTATGCTGTTGAATGCTTTTGATACAGATATTCTGCATATTATCTGAATTTTAGGTCCTAaaatatataaaccaaaaaaaaaaaaaatctggaaaaataataAGTTCCTTCCGTCCCAAAAGcaataaacaaaaagaaattctggaaaagtaATAAATTCCTTCACGTAGAGCAAGAATAATTTGGATGTACGAAAAGGTTATAGCCACTAATTTAAATAAAGACCCCTTCAAATTTCAATATActgtgggaaaaaaaaaataaagatcaCATTCTCTTGAAAATACCTAAACAATTACCTAAACAATGACGGGTACAAAACCAGTCCAACAAATACAACAGTTATGATTTTCATCACTGGATTGATAAATCAGTAACATGGCTTCCATGGTTCCAAGCTTCAACAGCTGAAGCCATATAAGTTCACTAGTAACGCATGCTATGGAGTTTCTTTCATTACTGTTTTTTGTTAGACACTTGAAAATTTGACCTTCAAAAACTTGCCTTAGTTTTGGAGGTAAATTAAAAGCGCATTCCAACGTAGTGGAAATCAGAAACAACAGCAAAACGAGATGGTTTCCATTAAACTCTAGACATGTCTCCTCCTAAGAGTAGAAGAATAACATCATAACAACATATGCCACCAACTCTACTGTTTACGCAAGTCTAAAGCAAACTATTAGTcatctgtcttttttttttggttcattttTGAATCCGCTAAATCAAAACAATACACAACTGTGAATCCTGAACTAAaactatacatatatataaattgTATCCGAGACATACAATGTAATTCCTGCATTCTCCACTCCCTATTTCTCTAgcacaaaacaaatggaacacCAAACCCCAAGAAAACTACACTCCAGCGCACATCAAATTGCATTTGCTTCTTTACTGTTTGATACTCCTATGAGGAGCGCACATCAAATTGCTGTGTCACTGCATGGATGAAGATGAACAACTGCAAGAACAAAAAACAAACCTAACTCTAAATAACCATCATGGGTCGCATTGGGACTCTACGGTCTttatgaggggaaaaggggacCCTATACTTCACTAAAAAACCAAAATATTTCGTTGCACTCAAGAAGTTCATCACGATAGCATTGTAGTATTTAATTGGCTTAGGAACTGGAAAGTAACTTCAGCTAAGGGCGGCTTGCTGTGCACAGCACACTAATGAAAAAGACCAGCATTCATTTTGTGTCTATCTTAGACCATAAGTTTATAAAGAAAAGTTGGTCGATCAGCAGACCATGAGCAGATTGTCAAATATCACCCCTCAATCAAGCAATTACTTACAGAGGATGACACAAACTTCaatgataaaaagaaaattaagatgCTGACACATGTGAAGCACCTTCAGAAGTCAAGGAAGAGAGACTTGACTAATATAGatcatgagataaaaaaatttccatgcatgaCTTGATAAGTTGTTAGAACTTACCCATTTTCATTTATACTGCTAATTTAGGATCGACAGTTCCAGCAGCATTTCCATCCCCTGTTAGGAGATGGTCGGGATCCTAGACAGGCACAAACACCATAAGTAACAGGAAATAAGAGAGTGAATAAAGGAACAAGTTCTCTAAATTAGATTATCGGTGCTTACCTCCATTCCCCACTTGATGTAGTCTGGTGATTCACAAGCCTTGTACTCATCCACAAGACTCTCAATTATATCTCTAGATTCATCAAATTCTGAAAGATCATTGTCCTGCTCATGCCCCACAGTTTAGGTTGAGCAACTCAGATGCATAAACAAGGGTAGAATAACAAGGATACAAGTTCGTATAGTTGAATCAACAAAAGAATATGTCAAATGCTCCCACAGTTCCACTGCTTGCTTAACTACAgaatctctcttttcttttagcTTAAGCTGCCTTGGTGTATATGCAAGTAcacatctttttccttttttttccgtGGTGGGGCCAAAGAGGGAGAGATGCTTTACATTATTCAAGAAGATCCTCACAAAAAAATTAAGGTAAATAAATATCTACACATTTGGAAGCTTTTCTCACATCCAAGAATCAAGCCTTGCAAAGGTTTCATAGAACTCAAGCATGACACTCGTTCATCTTATGCAGTTGGTGCATTTCTTCCAGGAAGATGTTTTTATTCTCAAAACTTCAGAAACAGTTTTCCACCAACTGATGTGGTAACTGTTAATTTCACATTGTTAAGTGAGCAACTTGACAATAAAATAAGCAAGCTCGTGCTAGCCTTATTCACAAGtcacaaaaatttcaaaagactGAACATAGAGCATTTATATCTCATACATGAAGCTTATCCAGACCACATCCAAACTATGCAAACAGAAACCACAAAGGTTTTACTTTGGCAGTTTTTGCTTTACTAGAAGGCAGAAGATGGAAATGAAACTCAACttggatatttcaaaaaaattcccACAGAAAAGAGAGGGACATTTATTTTCCATTTATTCAAAAGACAAAGCAACCCCAAAGGTGTGGCCCATTTAACTTGAGTTTAACTAGGAGTTTGGAATCCATCATTAGGCTGACCAACATAATTGATAAAGATCTCCAAGAATACAACAATTTTAACTAAAAATGGAGAGAGAAGATAACTTAAACTTGCAAACTATGACGTCATGGTGGTAAACAAAGGAGAAAAGGAAACACAGGTTTATTAACGAGTACAAAATATTATTAGCAGATTATTTCATTTTCCCAATAGTTGAATTCAATTAGTTCATAGTGAATGAGAAGCTGCTAGTGAAATCAGTTCAACTCCTTCTCTAATACCTCATACCTCAGTAGATATAGCGACTAATGGTGCATTAGAGGTGGAAGGCATGATTCACTCATGGTAGTAATGCCAAACATTCCCTTGGACTATTATAAATTATCTAACTAAAATCTCTATGCGATCAATTATCAGTATGATATTATAGATCCAACAACTAAGAACACTGAGACATAATCAACAAGCAACTTACAGCAAACATTGGGTGATTCCTATAATTGTCAAGAAAGGCTTGCCTCTTCCTCAACTTCTCATACTGGCTCAAACATTTGGCAAATAAGTGGCGTATGCCAGTATGACTGGCTAACATTAAACCACtgacctgaaaattttcaaagctAAAAGTCAGTTCCTCTGTTTGATTTTTGCAAGCATCAATCCTGAAATGCAACTTCACATATCCAATTATTCCAAAAACAGAACATTATACCAAAGTGAAAAACTTTAAATTGAGTAAGGCTAATCATTCCATTATTGACAAAAACCATATGATGACCTATTTAAACAAAAAGTATAAATTGTATCTATTGAGTAAAAAGACAGTCTAGCATCGAGGTTAGGGTGAAGACAAGCTGAGCAGAACTGAAAACAGCACTGCTGGGGCTCAGATTTGTTAATCTCAATATACAGCTCGACCTTAACAGAACCTTTAGGTTCCACTTGGACATGtaccatctctctctctctctctctctctcactcactcacacacacacacacacacagcaTGAGCCAATTCATGTTGGTTTGAAATGACCAAACCCAGAACAAAGGTAAAGGTTATGATGAGGCAAGTAACAGAAAGCTCTTCTGCTCTTAAGCTCATTTGGAGGTCAGTAAGAACTCAAAAAAGATAATCTTAGATTAAAAATCTCACCCTATGAGCAGTCTGAACATAAGGAGACTTCCTTGAGAGAGCAACCTGCCAAAaagaataagttcaaataagcctagaaaaaggaaaacatcaaaccCAATGTTGAGTTCAAGTAGGTTCTCAGTCATGCCTGGATGCTTGCAGGTCCCCATTCAATGAAGTTAACTAGCTTTCTTTCACGAATTCTCTGTAAGCTTTCATGAACCTGAGTTttggaaacatccaaaatatcaAATAGCATTAGACTCAAGAAAACTAAGAACAACAATAGGCAGCAAAGCGACATGATTGATAAACCACAGCTTCACAATTTTATGATCGTAGGATCTATCCCAAGGACACAGTCAAATTCCGCATTACATTGTAAAATTCTAAAACTAATTATTTAAGCAAACAGCTAAGTTTAAATGAAAACGATAAATAAcgcaaactaaaagaaaaatcttGCACCAATTTTTCTCCTCTTACAATGAGCCAAAGACATAATCACATATAAAGCacttaaaaaatagaaaatctcATTTAATACAGGTTACTTGTCGAAGGAAAAGTCTTCAGGGTGACTGACATGAACGGAATCAAGTTATCCATCACCATGCCCTTTGTTTCGGAAACAAATTAAGTGGCAATTTGACCAAGTTATAAAAGTTCTAACGCTCAAGAATTGTTAATGCTCCAAAGCTTCAATATCCACAGAAAGGATTAAAATTCAGCAGTGTTATGCTATCCTAATTTAAAACCGTCAAAGGGGgataaaaggaaatgaaatagCCTAAATGATTTTAACAGAAGATGCTGAGCAAGTAGATTTTACATGAGCATATCATAAAGATATCCACAAGTCTTTAACAAAAATTATTACTACCCAACTTGAATAACCATGTGCTTGCAGTGTAAACAAATTCATCACAAAGTCACACTTACTGAAGTATGCAAATCCTGCACCATGCTAATCTCTGTGCAACTTCTTATGAAATTAATCAGCTGAAGAAACTTAGAAGTATACTTACCTGAGTAGGATCAACTTCTCCTTGTATAATGTTTAGAATAGATATATATTTTGCCTGACTGGCCTCTTTTGTTCGAGCACAAGAGGAAACCATAATGTTCTTTGTCTGTGACAGAAAATTTGTGTCAAATTCTCACATATCCAGCAGTCCTTAAAATGCCAGCGATGGCTTTTACACTTACCTGAAGAAGCCTTCTCATAACATCCAATACTGTTGTCTTACGAATCACATTAGCCTGTAAAATAGATTGACGCGCATTAGGCTGCTGTTTTGGGTGAttctgctctctctctctctctctctcaaggaGATAAACATTAAAAATTTAACTGTTATAACCCACAGTTAATCTACCAATTACCCAAATTCTTGTCAAAAGATCAAGACTATCACTCATTTCATCAATACAGATGTATGCTTAGAACAAGTTGTGTCGTTTATACCAATATTATTTACATTACTCTAAAAATTTAACAAAGAAAGTTCAGGAGCTTTTCTGCAGTATACCAAAGAATAAGTCTATTGCTGTTCCCAATGTCTGAAGATAGAAACTTGATCTAACAGAGAAGCATTAAGTGCAGAACGAAGGAAGAAATCTAACCTGACGTTCAACAGTAAGCGGTGTGTATCCTGTCATCAGGAAATGGCATCTTGGAGTTGGGATCAAAGAAGCAAGGAGTCCAACCAAGTCATTGTTCATGTATCCTGGATAACGCAAAGTTGTAGTACTTGCTGACATGACAGTGGAAACTAAAGAGTTCGTTTGTGCAAAAGTAGGAGTTGTAATATGAAGGCGCTCCACAGCAATTCTATTAAGTGCAGTATTATCAAGAACAACGACACAATCAGTATTCAGCGTGAGACGCTTAAGTGTCAAGAGGGAGTTGTAAGGCTGCACCACCACATCACTTGTCTCATTTTGGTTAGGAAATACACTGTATGTCTGGACAAGTTTCTTGCTGTAGCGATCATTCAAAGTTTCCAACAGGTACGAACCCATACCTACACCGAACAAAGCAGTTGTTGGCCAAATAATCCAGCAAGTAAAACTGTTTTGACTTGTAGGCAATGAATTTCTTTGAAACAAATGTTGCACAAAGCCTAAAAAATCAAATATTGATACAGGACTCTCAGTTCATTAAAGTACCTAACTATAAACATGTCACCGGAATATGCACAATGATTATGTGTGCCATAAAAAACAGTTAAGTTCATGGAGCAAGGAAGCAAAAAGTAAAACAGCACAATGAAAAACATCTTAAGGAACAAACCAACATAACAACCTTGTGCTCTGAATTGAAGTCAACAACTAGAGCAATTCAAACTACAAGAACACCTCAAAATGGAGAAACTTTAGAACTTCAGCACACATAGTGAAAGGTGTCAGACCTGAGCCTGTTCCTCCAGCAATTGAGTGGCACAAAACAAACCCCTCAAGGCTATCGCTTCCATCTGCCTCTCTATCAATCATGTCCATCAGATCCTCCTCATATTGCTTACCCTGATCaaatacatttttcttaaaagcaTTAATAGACTCCCATTATTTAAACTGTAAGAACGAACAGTCAGATTAACCAAAAAATCTGTCATGTTTCTTTCATTATGCCTTCAGGTTCCCttatttctttcaaaatatgtAGCAATTCAATATAGTTGACAGTACAGTTGTTATACAGTAGGTATTCAATATCCATGcacatcccaaaaaaaaaaaattcttcttcCATTTGGTTGTGCAGCAACAAGATTTACACaggcaatttcttttttttttttaatgatgtgAAACTCCAACTACCAATTATTCACCTGATCATGTTAGGCTATAGAAAATGTCATATTGGCGACAAATTATTTGTATATGCAACTACATGACAAATAACTGGAGGAAAACCAAAAGCAATAGATGAAAATTTGCTGTAGGAAAACCAATATCAATTATAAGGGGAACTTCTGGAAGTTATTTCAGATTCAACGTTACTTTCTATTTCGAGCTTTAGATCATTGAACAGCCCATACATATCATCAACTTTATAAGCGAAATCAAGTTTCATCTGAAAATTATGATTACTAGGCAATATAAAGGGGAATACACACAAAATGGCTTGCGAGATGAAGCAGAGGTTTAAGCCTCTAACTCGGGGATGATTATCAAATAAGAGTCATGCATATGTTATCACATAAATCTGATGATCAGGAAAAGTCCCATAACTAAAGTACTAGATATTTTTATACAGTTTGTTTCAAAAGTAAGTTGCTAAT encodes:
- the LOC113739837 gene encoding tubulin gamma-1 chain — protein: MPREIITLQVGQCGNQIGMEFWKQLCLEHGISKDGILEDFATQGGDRKDVFFYQADDQHYVPRALLMDLEPRVINGIQNGEYRNLYNHENVFIADHGGGAGNNWASGYHQGKQYEEDLMDMIDREADGSDSLEGFVLCHSIAGGTGSGMGSYLLETLNDRYSKKLVQTYSVFPNQNETSDVVVQPYNSLLTLKRLTLNTDCVVVLDNTALNRIAVERLHITTPTFAQTNSLVSTVMSASTTTLRYPGYMNNDLVGLLASLIPTPRCHFLMTGYTPLTVERQANVIRKTTVLDVMRRLLQTKNIMVSSCARTKEASQAKYISILNIIQGEVDPTQVHESLQRIRERKLVNFIEWGPASIQVALSRKSPYVQTAHRVSGLMLASHTGIRHLFAKCLSQYEKLRKRQAFLDNYRNHPMFADNDLSEFDESRDIIESLVDEYKACESPDYIKWGMEDPDHLLTGDGNAAGTVDPKLAV